The following are encoded in a window of Flavobacterium cupriresistens genomic DNA:
- a CDS encoding DUF2272 domain-containing protein has product MSFKEKLISIAKEEWKFFGMQEILRYEKDNHGNPRPVFKEIGHSETENGYYQRVGKYWKTGVNKNLDGRNDDQPWSAAFISYIMKIAGAENHFLYSAQHSVYIRKAITAKQNNNGTYGFWGYRLTDYKPETGDLICYVREDSVGRINYDSNDSNYPSHCDLVVEKTGNILKVIGGNVENSVSVKHVQIDNNGFLIDTSKPWFVILKNKIADTNTIDIIPPANAKNYLVTGDNVRIRKTPERLDNNKVGLLFKGDTVNYIETSPNQEWAKIKFGEITGWTSKQYLVPIEVS; this is encoded by the coding sequence ATGTCTTTTAAAGAAAAACTTATCAGCATCGCAAAAGAAGAATGGAAATTCTTCGGAATGCAAGAAATTCTCAGATACGAGAAAGACAATCACGGTAATCCTCGACCTGTTTTTAAAGAAATTGGACATAGCGAAACGGAAAACGGCTATTATCAAAGAGTTGGTAAATATTGGAAAACCGGTGTTAATAAAAATCTTGATGGTAGAAATGACGACCAGCCATGGTCTGCAGCCTTTATTTCTTATATAATGAAAATAGCCGGAGCCGAAAACCATTTTCTTTACAGTGCACAACATTCTGTTTATATACGAAAAGCAATAACAGCCAAACAAAATAACAATGGAACATATGGCTTTTGGGGCTATCGCCTTACCGATTACAAACCAGAAACTGGAGACCTAATCTGTTATGTAAGGGAAGATTCTGTTGGGCGTATCAATTACGACAGCAACGACAGCAACTACCCTTCGCATTGTGATCTTGTAGTAGAAAAAACAGGAAATATACTAAAAGTAATTGGTGGCAATGTAGAAAACTCTGTAAGCGTAAAACATGTTCAAATAGACAACAATGGATTCTTAATAGACACCTCTAAACCCTGGTTTGTTATTCTAAAAAATAAAATTGCTGACACCAACACAATAGACATCATTCCTCCTGCAAACGCAAAAAACTATTTAGTCACAGGTGACAATGTAAGAATACGAAAAACACCTGAAAGATTAGACAATAACAAAGTAGGTCTTTTATTTAAAGGTGATACGGTAAATTATATTGAAACCTCGCCGAATCAAGAATGGGCAAAAATAAAATTTGGAGAAATAACCGGCTGGACATCCAAACAATATTTGGTTCCCATCGAAGTATCCTAA
- a CDS encoding DUF6705 family protein has product MKNYINLAIFFVFLNSCVAQSPVLDIATPKENFTGVKGAYYKDTKNILNGYDGTYVYTSGTTIFKIKLQKNIMTSRNGQFYEDLVVGEYQLIENGIEKVNTLNQLTTTSNLNNIRGKRVLTGNVYGCSDCKPDEKRLRLGFIEATSPHIGEIDIRKTNVNGKEAIIVKIWYTGPIAVKEGAPLPKDGVVIAGKYTMIKQ; this is encoded by the coding sequence ATGAAAAACTATATTAATTTAGCTATATTCTTTGTTTTTTTAAACAGCTGTGTAGCACAAAGTCCTGTCCTTGATATAGCGACACCAAAAGAAAATTTTACTGGTGTAAAAGGTGCTTATTATAAAGACACTAAGAATATTTTAAACGGGTATGATGGTACTTACGTTTATACCAGTGGCACTACGATATTTAAAATTAAATTACAAAAAAATATTATGACTTCCAGAAATGGACAATTTTATGAAGATTTAGTAGTAGGAGAGTATCAGCTAATCGAAAATGGAATTGAAAAGGTCAATACATTAAATCAATTAACTACTACTAGTAATTTAAATAATATAAGAGGTAAAAGAGTTTTGACGGGAAATGTATATGGTTGTTCAGACTGCAAACCAGATGAAAAGAGACTTAGACTTGGTTTTATCGAAGCGACATCTCCTCATATAGGAGAAATTGACATTAGAAAAACAAACGTTAACGGTAAAGAGGCTATAATAGTAAAGATTTGGTATACGGGTCCTATTGCTGTTAAAGAAGGTGCTCCACTGCCAAAGGATGGGGTTGTTATAGCTGGTAAGTATACGATGATAAAGCAATAA
- a CDS encoding DUF4494 domain-containing protein — translation MSAIWYECKVKYRKTDETGGQKVTSEPYLVDAVSYTEAESRINEEMAAYVSEEFKITNIKVANFAEIHPFENADRWFKSKVTLMAYDEESGKERKTNMYLLVQANDVKEAYDNTITVMKNTMGDYTIPAISESPIMDVFPYFSGEEGELAQLERFNTLKASKPALVAVGDMGETVDDLMEV, via the coding sequence ATGAGCGCAATTTGGTACGAATGCAAAGTAAAATATAGAAAAACCGATGAGACCGGAGGACAAAAAGTTACTTCAGAACCTTATTTGGTAGATGCGGTATCTTATACAGAAGCAGAAAGCAGAATCAATGAAGAAATGGCTGCTTACGTTAGTGAAGAATTTAAAATCACGAATATAAAGGTGGCAAATTTTGCCGAGATACACCCATTTGAAAACGCCGATCGTTGGTTCAAATCAAAAGTTACCCTAATGGCTTATGACGAAGAAAGCGGTAAAGAGAGAAAAACCAATATGTATCTTTTGGTACAGGCCAATGATGTAAAAGAAGCTTACGATAATACGATTACGGTAATGAAAAACACGATGGGAGATTATACGATTCCTGCGATTTCAGAATCTCCGATTATGGACGTTTTCCCGTACTTCAGTGGTGAAGAAGGAGAATTAGCGCAATTGGAAAGATTCAATACCTTAAAAGCTTCAAAACCTGCATTGGTTGCCGTTGGTGACATGGGAGAGACTGTAGATGATCTTATGGAAGTTTAA
- a CDS encoding LytR/AlgR family response regulator transcription factor, which produces MRFYINNEHLQQQIEYPSRYESPNLFKSTVVVFSTLLLFLLLFTPFGVYEPEHKMNYFFICALHAFSPALLFYLYFSTLNYFRRKKQLLPNWSLLREYLHMSLFLILAGIASFLMRDLIYNNAYNWSLRYLWEEIRNCFVAGIFFYFFLRVVSFYFQTKQGSPFVLQFQPLKNEEGEKVVSSPLFITTQVKQDDFSLNIDDLLFVKADGNYIELTKSANNKIETELKRISLSQFETQISAYPHFFRCHRTYLINMFKVEKVTGNSQGYVLSFIGTEEKIPVSRKQLDNFNNCYQQLRKHHIA; this is translated from the coding sequence ATGCGATTCTACATCAACAATGAACATTTGCAACAACAGATTGAGTATCCGTCTAGGTATGAGTCACCGAATTTGTTTAAGAGTACCGTTGTTGTTTTTAGTACCCTTTTGCTGTTTCTTTTGTTGTTTACCCCTTTTGGAGTGTATGAGCCGGAGCACAAAATGAACTATTTTTTTATCTGTGCCTTGCATGCCTTTTCACCTGCGCTGCTTTTTTATCTTTACTTCTCCACTTTGAATTATTTTAGAAGAAAAAAACAGCTGTTACCTAATTGGAGTTTGCTTAGGGAATATCTGCACATGAGTCTTTTTTTAATTTTGGCGGGTATAGCGAGTTTTTTAATGCGTGATTTGATTTACAACAATGCCTATAATTGGTCGCTACGTTATTTATGGGAAGAAATTCGAAATTGTTTTGTCGCGGGAATCTTCTTTTATTTTTTTCTCAGAGTGGTTAGTTTCTATTTTCAGACCAAGCAAGGTTCGCCATTTGTACTCCAATTTCAGCCACTCAAAAATGAAGAAGGCGAAAAAGTTGTTTCCTCTCCGCTTTTTATTACGACACAGGTAAAACAGGATGATTTTAGTTTAAATATAGACGATTTATTGTTTGTAAAAGCTGATGGGAATTATATCGAATTAACAAAATCAGCCAACAACAAAATCGAAACAGAATTGAAAAGAATTTCCCTTAGCCAATTCGAAACGCAAATTTCAGCTTATCCACATTTCTTTAGATGCCATAGAACGTACTTAATAAACATGTTCAAGGTTGAAAAAGTTACCGGAAATTCGCAGGGATATGTATTGTCATTTATAGGTACCGAAGAAAAAATCCCCGTTTCCAGAAAACAGTTAGACAATTTTAATAACTGTTATCAACAGCTCAGAAAGCACCATATCGCTTAG
- a CDS encoding DUF6705 family protein: MKNYFNIAIFFILLNNCMAQSPVFDIMTPKENSTGIQGAYYKDTKNVLNGYDGTYVYTNGTTSFKIKLQKNVMTSMNDFYYEDLVVGEYQYIENGIEKVNTLNELTSKSNINHIRGARVLTGTKLGCSDCRPDEKRLRLGFRDTVPQNTGEIDIRKTTVGGKDAIIVKIWYRSVGVLVGTPEPKLAIIKGGTYTMIKQ; encoded by the coding sequence ATGAAAAACTATTTTAATATTGCAATATTCTTTATTCTTTTAAACAACTGTATGGCGCAAAGTCCTGTATTTGATATAATGACACCAAAAGAAAATTCTACTGGTATTCAAGGGGCTTATTATAAAGACACCAAGAATGTATTAAACGGATATGACGGTACTTATGTGTATACTAATGGTACTACATCATTTAAAATAAAATTGCAAAAAAATGTTATGACCTCTATGAATGATTTTTATTATGAAGACTTGGTTGTTGGGGAGTATCAATACATTGAAAATGGGATTGAAAAGGTGAATACATTAAACGAATTGACGTCAAAAAGTAATATTAACCATATAAGAGGAGCAAGAGTTTTAACAGGAACAAAATTAGGTTGTTCCGATTGCAGACCTGATGAAAAACGATTAAGGCTTGGTTTTAGAGATACTGTGCCTCAAAATACAGGAGAAATTGATATTAGAAAAACAACCGTAGGTGGTAAGGATGCTATAATAGTAAAAATTTGGTATAGATCCGTTGGTGTGCTAGTAGGTACTCCAGAGCCAAAGCTTGCAATTATTAAGGGTGGTACTTATACTATGATAAAACAATAA
- a CDS encoding acyltransferase family protein, with the protein MSLEIPKSDQSDQLVYIDNIKTILTILVILHHTVIAYGGPGGWYWVQKTSSFGALIPMTMFVSINQSFFMGFFFLLAAYFTGSSYSKKGAFHFITDRLIRLGIPLLFYSFVLSPLLSYLVYYFAKGQHITIFQYLSGYDSWIDFGVMWFVAALLLFSLIYVFLQSIFKIDFKKSVPVPGAFQIVVFAVALGIISFVVRIAFPVGWVLEPVGFQLGHFTQYIALFSVGIIAARNNWFAQLSDLTQKRLLKSIVLSLLFFPVFFLIRAKVNMPISWYSGGFHWQSLLYAIWEQWIGISILTVFLIKGRTKWNTGSAVLRKLARLNFVVYIFHPLVIVGLTLAIRNWEVDPALKLLLVAPIVLGASYGLGGLILRIPGVKKVL; encoded by the coding sequence ATGTCATTAGAAATCCCGAAATCCGATCAGTCAGATCAATTAGTATATATTGACAATATTAAAACCATATTGACGATATTAGTTATTCTTCATCATACCGTTATTGCCTACGGAGGGCCGGGTGGCTGGTATTGGGTGCAGAAAACAAGTAGTTTTGGAGCACTCATTCCAATGACGATGTTTGTGAGTATAAACCAGTCCTTTTTCATGGGCTTTTTCTTTTTGCTGGCGGCTTATTTTACCGGTTCGTCTTATTCTAAAAAAGGAGCTTTCCATTTTATTACGGATCGTTTGATCAGATTAGGGATTCCGTTGTTGTTTTACTCCTTTGTACTTTCTCCATTATTAAGTTATTTGGTTTATTATTTTGCAAAAGGGCAACATATAACCATTTTTCAATATCTGTCAGGATACGACAGTTGGATTGATTTTGGAGTAATGTGGTTCGTTGCTGCATTGCTATTATTTAGCTTGATTTATGTATTTCTGCAAAGCATCTTTAAAATCGATTTTAAGAAATCAGTACCGGTACCGGGAGCATTTCAAATTGTAGTATTTGCAGTTGCATTGGGAATAATCAGTTTTGTCGTTAGAATTGCATTTCCGGTCGGATGGGTGCTGGAGCCTGTTGGTTTTCAATTAGGGCATTTCACACAATACATTGCTTTGTTTAGCGTGGGAATTATTGCAGCCAGAAACAATTGGTTTGCGCAACTTTCAGACTTGACCCAAAAGCGACTGCTAAAATCAATTGTGTTAAGTTTACTGTTTTTCCCTGTATTTTTTCTTATCCGCGCAAAAGTAAACATGCCCATATCATGGTACTCAGGCGGATTTCATTGGCAGTCGTTGTTATATGCCATTTGGGAGCAATGGATCGGAATTTCTATACTGACGGTATTTTTGATCAAAGGAAGAACAAAATGGAACACCGGATCGGCAGTACTACGTAAATTGGCACGTCTTAATTTTGTTGTATACATTTTTCACCCGCTCGTAATTGTAGGTTTGACACTGGCTATAAGAAATTGGGAGGTTGATCCTGCCTTAAAATTACTTTTAGTAGCTCCAATTGTTCTTGGAGCAAGTTACGGTCTGGGAGGACTTATTTTACGAATCCCCGGCGTGAAAAAGGTACTTTGA
- a CDS encoding DUF962 domain-containing protein → MRTLEQWFEEYAVSHQNPKNKAIHYVCVPAIYFSIVGLLMSIPSGFIASTLQLNAPIVENWAVVVLIFVLLFYIRLSVAMAFKIAILSALCLIVNYYIGQVLPLWLFSIGVFAIAWVGQFYGHNIEGKKPSFLKDLQFLMIGPAWVVENLFSKK, encoded by the coding sequence ATGAGAACATTAGAGCAATGGTTTGAAGAATATGCCGTAAGTCATCAAAATCCAAAAAACAAAGCGATCCATTACGTCTGTGTTCCGGCGATCTACTTTTCGATTGTGGGTTTATTAATGAGTATTCCAAGCGGTTTTATTGCCAGTACCCTACAACTCAATGCTCCTATTGTAGAAAATTGGGCGGTTGTCGTATTGATTTTTGTACTGCTCTTCTATATTCGGCTATCGGTTGCAATGGCGTTTAAAATTGCTATTCTTTCAGCGCTTTGTCTGATCGTAAATTATTATATCGGACAAGTTTTACCGCTATGGTTGTTCTCCATCGGTGTGTTTGCAATCGCCTGGGTCGGACAATTCTATGGACACAATATCGAAGGTAAAAAGCCTTCTTTTCTCAAAGATCTTCAGTTTTTAATGATTGGCCCTGCGTGGGTGGTGGAGAATTTGTTTTCTAAGAAGTAG
- a CDS encoding SulP family inorganic anion transporter: MKKAYSLFDFSQKVNYKNEILAGLTVAMTMIPESLSFAILAGFPPLAGLYAAFIAGLVTAVFGGRPGMISGGAGATVIVLIALMRSHGIEYVFAAVALGGVVQIAIGLFKFGKFIRLVPQPVMFGFVNGLAVVIFMSQLEQFKTIVNGQTTWLQGTSLYVMAGLTVLTVGIVLLFSKITKAVPASLVAILVVFVLVLVFNIETKTVQDIASVQGGFPPFHIPNIPLSFETFKIIFPYAVIVAAVGLTEGLLTLNLVDEITGTRGNSNRECIAQGSSNILNGFFFGMGGCPMIAQTLVNLSAGSRARLSGIIASLTILVIILFGAPVIGKLPMAALVGVMMMVAITTFEWSSLRIINKMPKHDIFVGILVAVITILLHNLALAVLIGVIVSALVFAWESAKRIRARHFMDADGVKHYEIYGPLFFGSIATFMEKFDIQNDPNRVIIDFKESRIADMSAIEAVNNLTRKYNELGKVIELKHLSEDCRILLKNAAAVIKVNVIEDPTYKVVS, encoded by the coding sequence ATGAAAAAAGCATATTCCCTCTTTGACTTTTCACAAAAGGTTAATTATAAAAATGAAATTTTAGCAGGTTTAACGGTGGCGATGACGATGATTCCCGAATCATTATCTTTTGCAATTCTCGCCGGATTTCCTCCTTTGGCCGGTTTGTACGCAGCTTTTATTGCAGGTTTGGTGACAGCTGTTTTTGGAGGCAGACCCGGAATGATTTCGGGTGGTGCAGGAGCAACGGTGATTGTTTTGATCGCCTTGATGAGATCACACGGAATAGAATATGTTTTTGCAGCCGTCGCACTGGGAGGAGTAGTACAAATTGCTATCGGACTTTTTAAATTTGGAAAGTTCATCAGACTGGTTCCACAACCTGTGATGTTTGGTTTTGTGAATGGTCTTGCGGTTGTTATTTTTATGTCACAGTTAGAACAATTTAAAACCATTGTAAACGGGCAAACAACCTGGCTTCAGGGAACTTCTTTGTATGTTATGGCAGGATTGACGGTACTTACAGTGGGTATAGTGTTGCTTTTTTCTAAAATTACCAAAGCAGTTCCGGCATCTTTGGTCGCGATATTGGTAGTTTTTGTCCTTGTTTTAGTGTTTAATATTGAGACTAAAACAGTTCAGGATATTGCTTCGGTTCAGGGGGGATTTCCTCCGTTTCATATTCCAAATATTCCACTTTCTTTTGAAACTTTTAAAATAATATTTCCCTACGCCGTAATCGTGGCAGCGGTAGGTTTAACAGAAGGTTTGCTAACCCTTAATCTAGTGGACGAAATCACCGGAACACGTGGTAACAGCAATAGGGAATGTATTGCACAAGGGAGTTCTAATATCCTGAATGGTTTCTTTTTCGGAATGGGAGGATGCCCGATGATTGCGCAAACTTTGGTAAATCTTTCGGCAGGTTCCAGAGCCAGACTTTCGGGAATTATTGCTTCATTAACCATTTTAGTAATCATACTTTTTGGTGCTCCCGTAATCGGTAAATTGCCAATGGCCGCTTTGGTGGGAGTTATGATGATGGTAGCAATTACGACCTTTGAGTGGTCCAGTTTGAGGATTATAAACAAGATGCCCAAACACGATATTTTCGTTGGAATTCTGGTCGCAGTAATTACTATTTTACTGCACAATCTGGCCTTGGCGGTCTTGATTGGTGTAATTGTTTCTGCACTGGTTTTTGCCTGGGAAAGCGCTAAAAGAATCCGCGCCAGACATTTTATGGATGCTGATGGTGTGAAACATTATGAAATTTATGGTCCTTTGTTCTTTGGCTCAATAGCCACTTTTATGGAGAAATTCGATATACAAAATGACCCCAATCGAGTGATTATTGATTTTAAAGAAAGCCGTATCGCGGACATGTCTGCGATTGAGGCTGTAAATAATCTGACCAGAAAATACAACGAATTAGGTAAAGTAATCGAGTTAAAACATTTAAGTGAGGATTGCAGAATATTACTTAAAAATGCAGCTGCTGTGATTAAGGTAAATGTAATTGAAGATCCAACTTATAAGGTGGTGAGCTAA
- a CDS encoding LytR/AlgR family response regulator transcription factor yields MALTYRCLIIDDESPAHKALASHISKFDDLEHSGSAFSGMEALKMLNENTYDIIFLDINMPLLSGVELMEIQPKRPLTIVTTAYSDFALSAYQNDAIDYLLKPISFEKFSKAIEKARTYYSGKSLKKDDTTNKKVLSLRVNGQMTDVVISDILYIESLGNYMKLYSAKLNLPLLIYGSLASITSEIDSTDFLQVHRSYIVNVNKIKAVTFKNLTMNTNEIIPVGRKYQILLNSFFK; encoded by the coding sequence ATGGCACTTACCTACCGCTGTCTGATTATTGATGACGAATCGCCCGCACATAAGGCATTGGCATCACATATTTCTAAATTTGACGATCTGGAGCATTCCGGAAGCGCTTTTAGTGGTATGGAGGCATTAAAAATGCTCAATGAAAATACCTATGACATTATTTTTCTGGACATTAATATGCCGCTTCTTTCGGGTGTTGAACTTATGGAAATACAACCCAAAAGGCCCCTTACCATTGTCACAACGGCCTATTCTGATTTTGCGCTTTCTGCCTATCAAAATGATGCAATAGATTATCTGTTGAAACCCATTTCATTTGAAAAATTCTCGAAAGCTATCGAAAAAGCAAGAACGTATTATTCCGGAAAAAGTCTGAAAAAGGACGATACTACCAACAAAAAAGTGCTTTCCCTACGCGTAAATGGACAAATGACCGATGTGGTAATCAGTGATATTTTATACATCGAAAGTTTGGGAAATTACATGAAACTGTATAGCGCTAAACTCAACTTACCACTGCTTATTTACGGCTCACTTGCCAGTATCACCTCAGAAATTGACAGCACTGACTTTCTTCAGGTACATCGTTCTTATATCGTAAACGTTAATAAAATTAAAGCGGTTACGTTCAAAAACCTAACCATGAATACGAACGAAATTATTCCTGTGGGAAGGAAGTATCAGATTTTATTGAATAGTTTTTTTAAGTAA
- a CDS encoding sensor histidine kinase, whose product MTILKIYQNFFLRNLILNIILFGLIFICVYDETKFTGQDLSFITTKIALGFFPCIIWITFFNLCIIRPFLFQKKIKTFFLLLFIYWTAFYYFMNWYFPLVGLEKSRTLSIVSLMINGIAFYFLHMIIMKKVSQTNKDIINFKSELSFLKQQLNPHFLLNAMNNLYGESLSEPEKLPDRILNLSDLLRYQIEATKKDFVFVAEEIDFIKKYIEYYTFRNERLGITQNYEGSFDNIEIPPLFFLPLVENAVKFSAETTEPFITIDLKVDQQNLFFTLKNNYPETGSRLSSTGIGIENLKRRLEVYGLKHELTCKKEANIFSVTLNLWHLPTAV is encoded by the coding sequence ATGACTATTCTCAAAATTTACCAGAACTTTTTTCTTAGAAACCTCATCCTGAATATCATTTTGTTTGGGCTTATTTTTATCTGTGTTTACGATGAAACAAAATTCACCGGACAGGATTTATCCTTCATTACTACTAAAATTGCTTTAGGCTTTTTTCCTTGTATTATCTGGATTACCTTTTTTAATCTTTGTATCATCAGACCCTTTTTGTTTCAAAAAAAAATAAAGACTTTCTTCTTGCTTCTATTCATCTATTGGACTGCTTTTTATTATTTCATGAATTGGTATTTTCCATTGGTCGGATTAGAAAAATCGAGAACCCTGTCGATTGTATCGCTTATGATAAACGGGATTGCTTTTTACTTTCTTCATATGATTATTATGAAAAAAGTATCTCAGACCAATAAAGACATTATTAATTTCAAATCAGAGCTTTCGTTTTTAAAACAGCAGCTGAATCCGCATTTTTTATTGAATGCCATGAATAATTTATATGGAGAATCCTTGTCTGAACCCGAGAAACTTCCAGACAGAATTCTGAACCTTTCTGATTTATTGCGGTATCAGATTGAAGCGACCAAAAAAGATTTTGTCTTTGTAGCCGAAGAAATAGATTTCATTAAAAAATATATCGAATACTATACGTTCCGGAACGAAAGACTGGGCATTACCCAAAATTATGAAGGTTCATTTGACAACATCGAAATTCCGCCTTTGTTCTTCTTGCCGCTGGTAGAAAATGCTGTGAAATTCTCTGCTGAAACAACCGAACCTTTTATTACAATAGATTTAAAGGTAGACCAACAGAATTTGTTTTTCACTTTAAAGAATAATTATCCCGAAACCGGTTCCCGACTTTCGAGCACAGGAATCGGAATTGAAAACTTAAAACGACGTCTTGAAGTATACGGTTTAAAACACGAATTAACCTGTAAAAAAGAAGCAAACATCTTTAGCGTAACACTAAACCTATGGCACTTACCTACCGCTGTCTGA
- a CDS encoding SH3 domain-containing protein, with translation METFKILEAYKTQYKDPIVLHIAEIVHLGEEEKEEKWKGWIWAESKTNKGWIPLQILEISSDKKTGKVLEYYSAKELDVEKGDDIEKIKSLNGWTWSRNVKTNTEGWIPDEIIE, from the coding sequence ATGGAAACTTTTAAGATTCTCGAAGCATATAAAACCCAATATAAAGATCCTATTGTTTTGCATATAGCCGAAATTGTACATCTGGGAGAAGAGGAAAAAGAAGAAAAATGGAAGGGTTGGATCTGGGCAGAAAGCAAAACCAATAAAGGCTGGATACCGCTGCAGATACTTGAAATTTCGAGCGATAAAAAAACCGGTAAAGTTTTAGAATATTATTCCGCCAAAGAATTAGATGTTGAAAAAGGGGATGACATCGAAAAAATCAAATCCTTAAATGGGTGGACATGGTCCAGAAATGTAAAAACCAATACAGAAGGATGGATTCCTGACGAAATTATCGAATAG
- a CDS encoding TMEM143 family protein: protein MTREHYIPFNKEFLLEQQISVFAEDPQKSDAFKKLFDIVEHYYHYEAFNLNRNLKQNYALFDPDLSPKEREAFVGKSDFLIFKETLHKVLAHGNYTRIDQETLDRAFKESDLIGLNLSIDFNAFKDYELYVRGHHKAIEKVSKFVFWKKEIEVEYYDRVMVYLNYNEADYLKEKKVKLGKMPVDPGSIGLKIFKRVPKNDLETIFPNAIPRMSTRDKLFFWVPGIGGGISLLSTTVIPALIGMYAAYQSGETIDLLNSKASLNQGLIALGILCAYLFRQYSNFINKKIKYGKMLSDSLYFKNLGNNSGAFYSLLNSSEEEVLKETILAYAFLYRSPTPLTEDELDAQIESWFLTELHTDLDFDVKDALEKLQNIGLGIETNGKWEVIGLDNALVKIDKLWDSVFEYNQEVKEY from the coding sequence ATGACACGAGAACATTATATTCCCTTCAACAAGGAATTCTTACTCGAGCAACAAATAAGTGTTTTTGCTGAAGACCCACAAAAAAGTGATGCTTTTAAAAAGTTGTTTGACATTGTTGAACATTATTATCATTACGAAGCCTTTAACCTAAACCGCAATCTAAAACAGAACTACGCTTTATTCGACCCCGATTTGAGTCCGAAAGAGCGTGAAGCTTTTGTTGGTAAAAGTGATTTTTTGATTTTTAAAGAAACACTTCATAAGGTTTTAGCCCACGGCAATTATACTCGTATAGATCAGGAAACTTTAGACAGAGCCTTTAAAGAATCTGACTTAATTGGCTTGAATCTTTCTATCGATTTTAATGCTTTTAAAGACTACGAATTGTATGTTCGCGGCCATCATAAAGCAATAGAAAAAGTATCTAAATTTGTTTTCTGGAAAAAGGAAATAGAAGTAGAATACTACGATCGTGTGATGGTTTATCTGAATTACAACGAAGCCGATTATCTGAAAGAGAAAAAAGTCAAGCTAGGAAAAATGCCTGTTGACCCGGGTTCTATCGGGTTAAAAATCTTTAAGCGTGTTCCTAAAAACGATCTCGAAACGATATTTCCAAACGCGATTCCAAGAATGTCAACCCGGGATAAATTATTCTTTTGGGTACCGGGAATCGGAGGTGGTATTTCTTTACTGAGCACAACGGTAATTCCGGCATTGATTGGCATGTACGCTGCGTATCAATCGGGCGAAACAATTGATTTGCTAAACAGTAAAGCTTCCTTAAATCAGGGATTAATTGCACTGGGAATATTGTGTGCTTACTTGTTTCGTCAGTACAGCAACTTTATCAATAAAAAAATCAAATACGGAAAAATGCTATCCGACAGTCTTTATTTTAAGAATCTCGGAAACAACAGCGGTGCTTTTTACTCACTCTTAAACTCTTCGGAAGAAGAAGTGCTTAAGGAAACGATATTGGCCTATGCTTTTTTATACAGAAGCCCTACTCCGCTTACCGAAGATGAACTCGATGCTCAAATTGAATCCTGGTTTCTGACAGAACTCCACACTGACCTGGATTTTGATGTAAAAGATGCTTTAGAAAAATTACAAAATATTGGTCTTGGTATAGAAACCAACGGCAAATGGGAAGTTATCGGACTCGATAATGCACTTGTAAAAATCGACAAATTATGGGATAGTGTTTTTGAGTATAATCAGGAAGTAAAAGAGTACTAG